One genomic window of Magnolia sinica isolate HGM2019 chromosome 3, MsV1, whole genome shotgun sequence includes the following:
- the LOC131239600 gene encoding UDP-glucuronate 4-epimerase 6, whose translation MASPPDTSKTTKLERYNSYLRRVNSTKLLAASSKLLFRATLLLALLLVLFFTISSPPLSSSHDHPHHHLHLLSSAFYGSTGPSWEKQVRHSSTPRRPNGLTVLVTGAAGFVGTHCSLALKKRGDGVVGLDNFNSYYDPSLKRSRQSLLSKHNIFIVESDLNDTPILSKLFDIVPFTHILHLAAQAGVRYAMQNPQSYVNSNIAGFINLLEISKSADPQPSIVWASSSSVYGLNTQNPFSESHRTDQPASLYAATKKAGEEIAHTYNHIYGLSITGLRFFTVYGPWGRPDMAYFFFTKDILQGKPISIFQTQDMKEVARDFTYIDDVVKGCLGALDTAEKSTGSGRRKKAPAQLRIYNLGNTSPVTVGKLVGILEGLLGMKAKKHVVKMPRNGDVPFTHANVSQAWRDFGYKPSTDLATGLRKFVKWYVGYYGIKTRVNKETENGEKSS comes from the coding sequence ATGGCCTCCCCTCCAGACACCAGCAAAACCACCAAACTGGAGCGCTACAACAGCTACCTCCGCCGCGTAAATTCCACAAAACTCCTCGCCGCCTCCTCCAAACTCCTCTTCCGAGCCACCCTCCTCCTCGCCCTCCTTCTCGTCCTCTTCTTCACAAtctcctctcctcctctctcctccTCCCATGACCACCCCCACCACCACCTCCACCTCCTCTCCTCCGCCTTCTACGGCTCCACCGGCCCATCCTGGGAAAAACAAGTCCGACATTCCTCCACTCCCCGCCGCCCCAACGGCCTAACCGTCCTCGTCACCGGCGCCGCCGGCTTCGTCGGCACCCACTGCTCCCTCGCCTTAAAAAAACGCGGCGACGGCGTCGTCGGTCTCGACAACTTCAATTCCTACTACGACCCATCTCTCAAACGCTCCCGCCAATCCCTCCTCTCCAAACACAACATCTTCATCGTCGAATCCGATCTCAACGACACCCCAATCCTCTCCAAGCTCTTCGACATCGTCCCCTTCACCCACATCCTCCACCTCGCCGCCCAAGCCGGCGTCCGCTACGCAATGCAAAACCCCCAATCCTACGTAAATTCCAACATCGCCGGCTTCATCAATCTACTAGAAATCTCCAAATCAGCAGATCCCCAACCGTCGATCGTCTGGGCCTCATCAAGCTCTGTCTACGGTCTCAACACCCAAAACCCCTTTTCCGAATCTCACCGCACCGATCAACCAGCTAGCCTCTACGCCGCAACGAAGAAAGCCGGAGAAGAAATAGCTCATACCTACAATCACATCTACGGTCTATCAATCACCGGCCTACGTTTCTTCACCGTCTACGGTCCGTGGGGCCGACCTGACATGGCCTACTTCTTCTTTACAAAGGACATTCTTCAAGGAAAACCAATCTCAATCTTCCAAACGCAGGATATGAAGGAAGTAGCTAGAGATTTCACTTATATAGATGATGTTGTTAAAGGGTGCCTGGGTGCGCTGGATACCGCTGAGAAGAGTACTGGTAGTGGGAGGCGTAAGAAAGCACCGGCGCAGCTTAGAATCTACAACTTGGGAAATACTTCGCCAGTTACAGTTGGGAAATTAGTTGGGATTTTAGAAGGGTTGTTGGGAATGAAAGCTAAGAAGCATGTGGTGAAGATGCCTCGTAATGGAGATGTGCCGTTCACTCATGCTAACGTGAGCCAGGCGTGGAGGGATTTCGGGTATAAGCCTTCTACGGATCTGGCTACCGGGTTGAGGAAATTCGTTAAGTGGTATGTTGGGTATTATGGAATTAAGACGAGGGTAAATAAGGAAACTGAAAATGGGGAGAAGTCTTCTTga